The sequence GAGGTCCACGCGGACCCGACGACGGGCAGCCTGCGCACCCGCGCGGTCGCCCGCCACCACCACAGGAACGAGAGGCTCCACCCGTGATCACGAGACGACGAACCATGGCGATGACCGCCCTCGCCGCCGCGGCAGCGCTCACGCTGACCGCGTGCGGCACCACCGAGGAGGCGTCGACGGACGCCGGCGCGAAGCCGGCCGGCGAGCAGATCACGCTGACCGACGGCACGGGCGCGGAGCTCACGCTCGACGGGCCCGCGACCAAGGTCGTCGGCACCGAGTGGAACGTCGTGGAGAACCTCGTGTCGCTGGGCGTGGATCCGGTCGGCGTCGCGGACGTCGCGGGCTACGGCGCATGGTCGTCGGCCGTGCCGCTCGTGAACGAGCCCGCCGACATCGGCACGCGCGGCGAGCCGAGCGTGGAGACCATCGCGTCGCTCGCGCCCGACCTCATCGTCGCGACCACCGACCTATCCGCGGACGCCGTCGAGCAGCTGAAGGCCATCGCGCCCGTGCTCCAGGTGAAGTCCGCGGACGGCACCAGGCAGATCCAGCAGAGCGAGGACAACCTCGAGCTCATCGCGAAGGCGACCGGCACCGAGGACAAGGCGACGGCGGTCATCGGCGCCTACGACCAGGCCGTCACCGACGCGAAGGCGAAGCTCGACGCCGCCGGCCTCGCGGGATCCCGGTTCCTGTTCGCGGACGCGTACGTGGACGCCGGCGCCGTCACCATCCGCCCGTTCGGGAAGGGCTCGCTCGTCGGCGACGTGACCGCCGGGCTCGGCCTCGAGAACGCGTGGACGGGCGAGGTCGACCCGGCCTACGGCCTCGGATCCACCGACGTCGAGGGCCTCACGACCGTCGGCGACGTGCAGTTCGTCTACAACGCGAACGCCAGCCAGGGCGACGACCCGTTCGCGACCCAGCTCGCGGGCAACGCCGTCTGGCAGTCGCTTCCCTTCGTGAAGGCGGGCGAGGTGCACCGCATGCCCGAGGGCGTGTGGGTCTTCGGCGGCCCGGCCTCGATGACGGCGTACGTGGCGGACCTCGCCGACCTGCTCGTCGGCTGATCCCGCCGACGACGCCGATCGCTCCGATCCGATGACCGCTCCCGTCCGCACCGCGCCCCCGCCGGCCGACGCGCCTCCCGCGTCCGCCGGCCGGGCGTCGATCCCGGCCGCCGTCCCGTCGCTCGCCGCCGTCGTGCGCGCCGACGGGGCCGGTCGGATCCCGGTGCGGGCGGTCGCGGTCGTCGGCCTCCTCGTGCTCGTCGTGGCGGTGCTCGCGGTGATCGACGTCACCCAGGGCACCGCCGCGGTCGGCCCGCGCGAGGTCTGGGAGGCGCTCGCCGGGCGCGCGACGCCGGGCGACGCGTCCGTCGTGGTCGCGTCCCGTCTGCCGCGCATGGCCGCGGGGATCCTCGTGGGCCTCGCCCTCGGCGCCGCCGGCGCGGCCCTCCAGACGGTGAGCCGCAACGTGCTCGCCTCGCCCGACACCCTCGCCGTCAACGCGGGCGCGTACGCGGCCCTCGCGGTCGCGGCGGTCACCGGGCTCACGCTGCCGGTGCTCGCGGGCGCGGGAGTCGCGTTCGTGGGCGGGCTGGTCGCGGCGGCGATCGTGCTCGCGGTCTCGGGCCTCGGATCCGGCACCGTGCGCCTCGTGCTCGCGGGCAGCGCGCTCGCGCTCGGCCTCGGATCCGTGACCAGCGCGCTCCTCCTCCTCTTCCCCCAGCGGACCGGCGGCCTCTACCGCTGGGGCCAGGGCGGCATCGGCCAGAACGGGTTCGACGCGGTCGCGCAGATGGCGCCCGTCGTGGTGGTCGCGCTCGCGATCCTGCTGCTCCTCACCCGCCGCCTCGACGCGCTCGGGCTCGGCGACGACGCCGCCCGCAGCCTCGGCGTGGACGTGCGCGCGACCCGCGTGATCGCCGTGCTCGCCTCGGTGCTGCTCGCCGCCGCAGCCGTGACGGTCGCCGGGCCCATCGGCTTCGTCGGCCTGTACGCGCCCGCGTTCGCGCGGCCGCTGCGCCGGCTCGTACCGGGGGTCCGCCGCTCCTGGGTCTTCATCCCCGTCGCGGGGCTCATGGGCGCGGCCGTCGTGCTCCTCGCGGACGTGCTGCTGCGCGCCGTGCTCGGGGCCGAGGCCTCGGTCGCCGTGCCGACGGGCCTCATCACGTCCCTCATCGGCGCGATCGTGCTGGTGGTGCTCGCCGTGCGCACCCGCGACAGCGCGACGCGCGCGCCCACCGAGCGGCACGGCGTCGTCACCCGCCGCCGCGTCGCGCTCGTGGTCGGCGCGCTGGTGGCCGTGCTCGTCGGCCTGCTCCTCGCATCCGTCCTCCTCGGCGACGCGAAGCTGCTCCTCGGCGACCTCGTCAACGGGATCCGCGGCACCGCCGGCCCCGTCGTCAGCTACGTGCTCGACACCCGCGTGCCCCGCGTGCTCGCCGCCGTGCTCGCGGGCGCGGCCCTGGCGCTCGCCGGCGTGCTCGTGCAGGCCGTGACCCGGAACCCGCTCGCGGATCCCGCGATCCTCGGCGTCTCCGGCGGCGCGGGCCTCGGCGCCGTGCTGTTCGTGACCACCGCGCCGCTCGCGTCCGGCTGGGGCATCGCGGGCGCCGCCGGGCTCGGGGCGCTGGTCGCGGCCGGCGTCGTGTTCGGCCTCGCCGCACGCGGCGGCTTCCCGCAGAACCGGCTCGTGCTCATCGGGGTCGGCGTCTCGGCGGGCACGGCCGCGACGATCAGCATGACCATCGTGCTCACCGACCCGTTCAACGGGGCGAAGGCGCTGACCTGGCTGTCGGGATCCACCTACGGCCGCGGGTTCGACGACGCCCTGCCGGTGCTGGTCGCGCTCGTGCTCGCCGCGGCGCTCGCCGCCCCGCGGCACCGGATGCTGGACCTCGTCGCCCTCGACGACGACACCCCGCGCCTCCTCGGCGTCTCGCTCGGGCGCGCGCGCCTGCTCGCGCTCTCGATCGCGGTGGTGCTCACGGCGACGGCGGTCGCGGCGGTGGGCGTGATCGGCTTCGTCGGCCTGGTCGCGCCGCACGCGGCCCGCGCGCTCGTCGGCTCCCGGCACGCGCGCGTGCTGCCCGTCGCGATCCTGCTGGGCGCCGCCCTCGTGACCCTCGCCGACCTGCTCGGCCGCACCGTGATCGCCCCGGCCCAGCTCGGCGCCGGCCTCGTGACCGCGCTCGTCGGCACGCCGTACTTCGTGTGGCTGCTGTGGCGCGGGCGGGCGGCAAGGGGGCGGTAGGCGGGCGGCGACCGCGCGCAGGATGGATCCATGACGCTCCTCCCCATGACCGACATCGCCGCCGAGCTCCGCGAGGTGACCGCCTACTGGACCCCGCGGGTCGTGGGCCGTGTGAACGACCAGTACGTGAAGGTCGCGAAGCTGCTCGGCGAGCTCACCTGGCACGCGCACGAGGAGGAGGACGAGATGTTCCTCGTGGTCTCGGGCCGGCTCCGGATCCAGCTCCCGGACGACCAGGAGGTGGTGCTGGAGCCCGGGCAGTTCCACGTCGTGCCGAGGGGTGTGCAGCACAACCCGGTCGCGGACGAGGAGGTGGGGATCGTGCTCATCGAGACCGTCACCACCGCGCACACGGGCGATGTGATCGTGCCGGGCACCGTCTCCGTCGAGCGGCAGGTGGGCGGCTTCCGCTGACGCGCGCCGACCGTCGGCCTCAGCCCAGCGCGCGCCCCATCTGGATCCGCCGACCGACGAGGTCGAGCCCGAGCCGGGCCTCCGTCGCCACGAGGCCGAGGTGGAACGGCGTCGCCGGCTGCTCCTCGACGAACCCGGCGCGGGCGTAGGCGGGCGCGTTCCACGGCACGTCGGCGAAGGTGCGCAGCGTGATCCGCCGGTGGCCGCGCCGCCGCGCCTCCTCGGCCGCCGCCTCGACGAGCGCGCCGCCGTGGCCACGGCGCCCGTGCTCGGGCGGCACGGCGACCTGCTCCAGGTGGGCGAGGCCGTCGACCTCGAGGACGTGCGCGAAGCCGACGATCTCGGGGCCGGCGTCCGCGTCCTCCGCCACCAGCAGGAAGCCGGGCTCGGCCGGGCGCTCCGCCCCGGTCGGCGCGGGCCACCACTCGGCGGGGCGCAGCAGCTCGACGAGGATCCGGTCGGCCCGGTCCTCGATCCCCTGCAGCGCGTCGAGGTCGCGGGCGGCCACGGGGCGGATCCGGGTGGGCACGTCGCCAGCGTATGGGGCCGGCGCGCCTCGGCCGGCTCGGGGCAGTCACTCCTGCGCGCGCCCCGCGGCCGCGCGCAGCACGACCACCGCGCCCAGCCACCCCTCCGCCTGCCATGCTCGGAGACGGCCGCGGCGCGTGGCCCCGACGAGCCGAGGGATCCCGTGCACTACCGGCTGATGGACGAGTACGGCGTCGACCGTCCGCTCTGGGGCGACGGCGGCCTCTGCCCCGACGGCACGCCGGAGCTCCCGCCGCGGGTCGAGGCGGCGGTCCGGGAGTGGGCGGCCGTCTTCCAGGAGGGCTTCCGCTGGGACCGCGGCTGGCGGGATCGCGTCGTCGCCCGGGAGCACGCGGCCCAGGCGGAGCGGCTGCTCGCGATCCTCGAGCGCGTGCTCGCGCCGGACGACACCGTCGAGCTCGTCTGCTGGGAGACCGACGGGCGCCGCGGCCGCTGACCCTGCGCACGGCGGCGCCCGGACGGGTAGCGCGTCCGGGCGGGTAGCGCGTCCGGCACCCTGTCGCCGAGGTGTTGGACGACCGTCCAACGACCGGCCGGATCGCGTGCGCTCCGGCCGCCGACCCGGCATCGTCGTCCTCGTCAGCACGAACGACACGCAAGACACGAACAGCACGGACGACACGAACAGCACGATCGACCCCAAGACCCCACAGGAAGAGGAAGAGATCATGAGCAAGCTCACGTCGAAGACCACCCGCATCGTCGCCACCGCCGCCCTCAGCGGCGGGATGATCGCCGCTCTCAGCGGCTTCGCGACGGCACCCGCCCAGGCCGCGGAGCCCGCGGCACCCGCGGCCGAGAGCAGCCAGGTGAACAGCCCCGTCACCGGCAGCGTCACGCTCGACCCGGTCGCCATCGTCGGCGCCATCACCGCCGCGGTGAACGACCAGAGCGACCGCAGCGGCGCCGTCCTGGCCGCGCTCGACATCGGCTACTACAGCGCGGACAACCCGGACCGCCTCACCGTCGCGGTCGTCAACAAGAACCAGGACATCGTCGTGGAGGGCGCCATCGTGGACGCCAAGCCCATCGACATCAAGGGCGGCAGCTACGTCATCTACTGGTTCGACGGACCCGGCAAGGTCACCAACAACGGCGACGGCGGCTTCCTGAACTGGGGCGTGCTGGGCAACAACGTCAAGACGGACAACGTCATCAGCATCAACGGCGGCTGATCCCTCTCACGGCACCGTCGGCGCCCCGCCATCCCCCGGGATGGCGGGGCGTCCGCGCGTCCCGCCCTCGATCATGCGGGGCGGCTGGGCGCGGCGGATCCGTCGCTCGCGGCGGGTGCGGATCACGCCGCGGACGAACGCGACCGACACGAGCGCCGTGCGGTTGGGCGCGTTCCACGTGCGCATC is a genomic window of Clavibacter capsici containing:
- a CDS encoding ABC transporter substrate-binding protein, which encodes MITRRRTMAMTALAAAAALTLTACGTTEEASTDAGAKPAGEQITLTDGTGAELTLDGPATKVVGTEWNVVENLVSLGVDPVGVADVAGYGAWSSAVPLVNEPADIGTRGEPSVETIASLAPDLIVATTDLSADAVEQLKAIAPVLQVKSADGTRQIQQSEDNLELIAKATGTEDKATAVIGAYDQAVTDAKAKLDAAGLAGSRFLFADAYVDAGAVTIRPFGKGSLVGDVTAGLGLENAWTGEVDPAYGLGSTDVEGLTTVGDVQFVYNANASQGDDPFATQLAGNAVWQSLPFVKAGEVHRMPEGVWVFGGPASMTAYVADLADLLVG
- a CDS encoding iron ABC transporter permease, yielding MTAPVRTAPPPADAPPASAGRASIPAAVPSLAAVVRADGAGRIPVRAVAVVGLLVLVVAVLAVIDVTQGTAAVGPREVWEALAGRATPGDASVVVASRLPRMAAGILVGLALGAAGAALQTVSRNVLASPDTLAVNAGAYAALAVAAVTGLTLPVLAGAGVAFVGGLVAAAIVLAVSGLGSGTVRLVLAGSALALGLGSVTSALLLLFPQRTGGLYRWGQGGIGQNGFDAVAQMAPVVVVALAILLLLTRRLDALGLGDDAARSLGVDVRATRVIAVLASVLLAAAAVTVAGPIGFVGLYAPAFARPLRRLVPGVRRSWVFIPVAGLMGAAVVLLADVLLRAVLGAEASVAVPTGLITSLIGAIVLVVLAVRTRDSATRAPTERHGVVTRRRVALVVGALVAVLVGLLLASVLLGDAKLLLGDLVNGIRGTAGPVVSYVLDTRVPRVLAAVLAGAALALAGVLVQAVTRNPLADPAILGVSGGAGLGAVLFVTTAPLASGWGIAGAAGLGALVAAGVVFGLAARGGFPQNRLVLIGVGVSAGTAATISMTIVLTDPFNGAKALTWLSGSTYGRGFDDALPVLVALVLAAALAAPRHRMLDLVALDDDTPRLLGVSLGRARLLALSIAVVLTATAVAAVGVIGFVGLVAPHAARALVGSRHARVLPVAILLGAALVTLADLLGRTVIAPAQLGAGLVTALVGTPYFVWLLWRGRAARGR
- a CDS encoding cupin domain-containing protein, which translates into the protein MTLLPMTDIAAELREVTAYWTPRVVGRVNDQYVKVAKLLGELTWHAHEEEDEMFLVVSGRLRIQLPDDQEVVLEPGQFHVVPRGVQHNPVADEEVGIVLIETVTTAHTGDVIVPGTVSVERQVGGFR
- a CDS encoding GNAT family N-acetyltransferase, whose protein sequence is MPTRIRPVAARDLDALQGIEDRADRILVELLRPAEWWPAPTGAERPAEPGFLLVAEDADAGPEIVGFAHVLEVDGLAHLEQVAVPPEHGRRGHGGALVEAAAEEARRRGHRRITLRTFADVPWNAPAYARAGFVEEQPATPFHLGLVATEARLGLDLVGRRIQMGRALG